One part of the Mariniflexile litorale genome encodes these proteins:
- a CDS encoding NAD(P)H-dependent oxidoreductase, producing MKKILVLFSHPKFEKSRTNTALVNHIKGMEGVTFHDLYERYPNFHIDVEAEKELLEAHDIIIWHHPFYWYSCPPLMKQWIDLVLEFGWAYGPNGNALQSKTCLNVITTGGAREVYCSEGTNSFTVNQFLRPFEQTANLCGMQYLPPFAVMGTHKLTDEQLATYVMQYGKLIHLLQQNLTLNDFKGCFFLNDIPQLQTP from the coding sequence ATGAAAAAAATATTAGTGCTGTTTTCCCATCCTAAATTTGAAAAATCTAGGACAAACACGGCTCTCGTGAATCACATAAAGGGCATGGAAGGTGTCACGTTTCACGATTTGTATGAACGTTACCCAAATTTTCATATCGATGTGGAAGCAGAAAAAGAACTACTAGAGGCACATGATATTATTATCTGGCACCATCCATTTTACTGGTATAGTTGTCCACCATTAATGAAACAGTGGATTGATCTGGTTTTAGAATTTGGTTGGGCGTATGGCCCCAATGGTAATGCTTTGCAATCTAAAACCTGTTTAAATGTGATTACAACTGGCGGTGCGCGAGAAGTATATTGTTCTGAAGGCACAAATAGTTTTACGGTCAATCAATTTTTACGCCCCTTTGAACAAACAGCCAATTTATGTGGGATGCAGTATTTACCACCATTTGCAGTGATGGGAACTCATAAACTAACGGATGAACAATTAGCAACCTATGTGATGCAATATGGTAAATTAATACATTTGCTTCAACAAAATCTTACGCTAAACGATTTTAAAGGCTGCTTTTTTCTAAATGATATACCGCAATTACAAACCCCTTAA
- a CDS encoding metallophosphoesterase — MKKSTNNTQSSLRSKLENNPQIKLSIDGILGFLPNCEYELILYMSKKGLWAGMLPPPPPHFKTGDGAVELGLFLYWFHNHDLLDLSMFTPQRQREIKDFIIALNFFLQKTKFNAINYTILKSGDLIYIDGSILNMEMYATFDQGWFVAFLNLLQTTLDFAWYNNGSFPTVPPPVIPLVGKNTNTVNIAIIGDWGAGNANAKAVMAMVKKEQPDYIIHVGDTYYSGTPLATDPSGNLYYAPGEEIDNLLNGWPSDYQGKSFTLNSNHEMYSGANGLFYNAYGANQTPIGAQTPFSAHQGSSCFALKFGDYTLLGLDSAYESKVENAFMTGSLGAPNGTQANWIKSLKLNPNKTIILSHHNGFEDNTNSGSPLWAELQNALGGDPFAWYWGHVHNGIVYKKPITIPSTPTVPGFTTNTFARCLGHASLPYGVASSLVGKQIDYKADNLKPNSNELYNGFAMLSLTTRNGVIENISEGFYDVSGSPSQPRYFRRLL, encoded by the coding sequence ATGAAAAAGTCCACTAATAACACTCAAAGTAGCTTAAGAAGTAAACTCGAAAACAATCCACAAATCAAATTATCTATTGATGGAATCCTAGGTTTTCTTCCAAACTGTGAATACGAACTTATTTTATATATGTCTAAAAAAGGACTTTGGGCAGGTATGCTTCCGCCGCCACCTCCCCATTTTAAAACAGGAGATGGGGCTGTAGAATTAGGCCTGTTTTTATATTGGTTCCACAATCACGACTTATTAGACTTGTCGATGTTTACTCCACAGAGACAAAGAGAGATTAAAGATTTTATTATTGCGCTCAATTTTTTCCTTCAGAAAACAAAATTCAATGCTATCAATTATACTATTTTAAAAAGTGGAGATCTTATCTATATAGATGGGAGTATCCTTAATATGGAAATGTATGCCACTTTTGACCAAGGTTGGTTTGTTGCCTTTCTAAATTTACTACAAACAACCTTGGACTTCGCATGGTATAATAACGGTTCTTTTCCAACGGTTCCACCACCTGTAATTCCACTTGTTGGTAAAAACACCAATACAGTAAATATTGCTATTATTGGCGATTGGGGTGCAGGAAATGCCAATGCGAAAGCAGTGATGGCTATGGTAAAAAAGGAACAACCAGATTATATCATTCACGTAGGCGATACTTATTACAGTGGTACGCCCTTAGCAACGGACCCTAGCGGTAATTTATACTATGCACCTGGAGAGGAAATAGATAATCTTTTAAACGGGTGGCCTTCTGATTATCAAGGAAAGTCATTTACGTTAAACTCCAACCACGAAATGTATAGTGGCGCTAACGGATTGTTCTATAATGCATATGGAGCTAATCAAACCCCTATAGGAGCTCAAACACCTTTTTCGGCCCATCAAGGATCTAGCTGCTTTGCGCTTAAGTTTGGAGATTATACGCTTCTTGGTTTAGATTCTGCATATGAATCAAAAGTTGAAAATGCCTTTATGACGGGTAGTTTGGGTGCCCCCAATGGTACGCAAGCCAATTGGATAAAAAGTCTCAAATTAAATCCAAACAAAACCATTATCCTTTCGCATCACAACGGTTTTGAAGATAATACAAACTCTGGCTCCCCTCTGTGGGCAGAACTTCAAAATGCCTTAGGGGGAGATCCTTTTGCTTGGTATTGGGGGCATGTACACAATGGAATTGTCTATAAAAAACCCATTACCATTCCATCAACACCTACAGTTCCTGGTTTTACAACCAATACGTTTGCGCGTTGTTTAGGTCATGCCTCGCTGCCTTACGGAGTGGCAAGCTCTTTAGTTGGTAAGCAGATAGATTATAAAGCAGATAATTTAAAACCCAATAGCAATGAACTTTATAATGGGTTTGCAATGCTTAGTTTAACGACTCGTAATGGCGTGATAGAAAATATTTCCGAAGGTTTTTATGATGTTAGTGGATCTCCTTCTCAGCCTAGGTATTTTAGAAGGTTGTTATAG
- a CDS encoding zinc-binding alcohol dehydrogenase family protein yields MKAIGYKENLPIEDVNSLQDIELNTPKATGKDVLVEIKAISVNPADYKVRAGMPVEGNDWKVIGWDATGIVKEVGDDVSLFKVGDEVWYAGDFTRPGSYAQYQLVDERIVGKKPSSLSYAEAAALPLTTLTAWEMLFDRLQVTTDDASKSILVIGAAGGVGSILVQLAKKLTKLNIIGTASREETTAWLKELGADAVINHRNKLSEELEKYKLPAPDYVVSLNGTEQHADEIVKLIKPQGRFGFIDDPKTFNVMPFKAKAVSTHIEFMFTRSMFRTEDMIEQHNILNEVSSLIDNGTIKTTLGENFGVINAENLRKAHAFLETGKAKGKIVLEGF; encoded by the coding sequence ATGAAAGCCATAGGATATAAAGAGAACCTTCCAATAGAAGATGTTAACTCACTACAAGACATAGAATTAAACACACCAAAAGCTACTGGAAAAGATGTTTTAGTCGAAATTAAAGCCATTTCTGTAAATCCAGCAGATTATAAAGTCCGCGCAGGTATGCCCGTAGAAGGAAACGATTGGAAAGTGATTGGTTGGGATGCTACAGGAATTGTAAAAGAAGTGGGAGACGATGTCTCTTTATTTAAAGTGGGGGATGAAGTTTGGTATGCAGGCGATTTTACACGCCCAGGGAGTTACGCACAATACCAACTGGTAGACGAGCGTATTGTTGGTAAAAAACCATCTAGTTTGTCGTATGCGGAAGCTGCTGCATTGCCTTTAACAACACTTACTGCTTGGGAAATGTTGTTCGATAGATTACAAGTAACAACCGATGATGCTAGTAAATCCATTTTAGTGATTGGGGCTGCTGGAGGTGTTGGCTCTATATTAGTGCAATTGGCTAAAAAGCTAACAAAACTGAATATTATTGGTACGGCGTCTCGCGAAGAAACTACAGCTTGGTTAAAAGAATTGGGAGCAGACGCTGTTATTAACCACAGAAATAAATTAAGTGAAGAATTAGAGAAATACAAGCTTCCTGCACCAGATTACGTAGTGAGTTTAAACGGAACGGAGCAACACGCAGATGAGATAGTGAAACTCATTAAACCACAAGGACGGTTTGGTTTTATTGACGATCCAAAAACGTTTAACGTGATGCCATTTAAAGCAAAAGCAGTATCTACACATATTGAGTTTATGTTTACACGTTCTATGTTTCGAACGGAAGATATGATAGAACAACATAATATTTTAAACGAAGTATCAAGCTTAATAGATAACGGAACCATTAAAACCACTTTAGGTGAAAACTTTGGAGTTATTAATGCAGAAAACCTTCGTAAAGCACATGCCTTTTTAGAAACAGGAAAAGCAAAAGGTAAAATAGTTTTAGAAGGATTTTAA
- a CDS encoding SDR family NAD(P)-dependent oxidoreductase, with product MSKTILITGSTDGIGKLTALKLAKQGHAMYVHGRSEAKVSAVVSELKEASNNQNIKGLVADFSNLEAVSKLAEQIKTDIPKIDILINNAGIFKTKDVQNKKGLDIRMVVNYLAPYVLTNAILANIKNAEAPRIINLSSAAQAPVSEAVLMGKEQDSQNSTYAQSKLAFTMWSFHLAKQEPKIIVIAVNPGSLLNTKMAKEAYGQHWSPAEKGVDVLVDLALSDDYKNDSGKYFDNDKGDPKGYFSPAHPNAYDAEKIRTLLSVTNAILSKI from the coding sequence ATGAGTAAAACCATCCTAATCACAGGAAGTACAGACGGCATTGGTAAGTTAACAGCTTTAAAATTAGCAAAACAAGGACATGCTATGTATGTACATGGTAGGAGTGAAGCAAAAGTATCTGCAGTGGTTTCTGAACTAAAAGAAGCTTCAAACAATCAAAACATAAAAGGATTGGTTGCCGATTTTTCAAATTTAGAAGCCGTTTCAAAATTAGCCGAACAAATTAAAACAGACATTCCAAAAATTGATATCTTAATCAATAATGCTGGGATTTTCAAAACGAAAGATGTTCAAAATAAAAAGGGATTAGACATACGTATGGTGGTGAATTACTTAGCACCTTATGTGTTAACAAATGCCATTCTTGCTAATATTAAAAATGCAGAAGCGCCAAGAATTATCAACTTAAGTTCTGCGGCACAAGCCCCCGTTTCTGAAGCTGTTTTAATGGGGAAGGAGCAAGATTCGCAAAACAGTACCTATGCACAAAGCAAATTAGCATTCACCATGTGGAGCTTTCATTTAGCAAAACAAGAACCAAAAATTATTGTTATTGCTGTAAATCCAGGTTCGTTACTTAATACCAAAATGGCTAAAGAAGCGTATGGGCAACATTGGTCGCCAGCAGAAAAAGGTGTGGATGTTTTGGTCGACTTAGCACTGTCTGATGATTATAAAAATGATTCTGGAAAGTATTTTGACAATGATAAAGGCGATCCGAAAGGTTACTTTTCACCAGCACATCCAAATGCTTATGATGCTGAAAAAATAAGGACATTATTAAGTGTCACAAATGCAATACTGTCAAAAATATAA
- a CDS encoding NAD(P)H-dependent oxidoreductase, with protein sequence MNRPNIAREDILNAFNFRHATKEFDTTKKVSDENMNFILKTAHLSPSSFGFEPWHFIVVQDAALRELLKPVAWGAPLKLDTASHFVLGLSMKAPMVKHDADYIMHMMKDVKQLPADVIDMYSKFYREFQQNDFDLDTDKKLFDWSSKQTYIALGNMMTAAALTGIDSCPIEGFHQEKAEAILKEKFGVDTDKYGLSFMAAFGYRKTEPEFGKSRRNFEDIVTFK encoded by the coding sequence ATGAATAGACCAAACATTGCAAGAGAAGACATATTAAATGCCTTTAATTTTAGACATGCTACTAAAGAGTTTGATACCACTAAAAAGGTTTCAGATGAAAACATGAATTTTATCTTAAAAACAGCTCATTTATCACCTAGTTCATTTGGTTTTGAACCTTGGCATTTTATTGTTGTTCAAGACGCAGCCTTACGTGAGTTATTAAAACCTGTCGCTTGGGGAGCACCATTAAAATTAGATACGGCGAGTCATTTTGTATTAGGCTTGAGTATGAAAGCACCCATGGTAAAGCACGATGCCGATTATATTATGCACATGATGAAGGATGTTAAACAATTACCAGCCGATGTGATTGACATGTATTCTAAATTCTATAGAGAATTTCAACAAAATGATTTTGATTTAGATACCGACAAAAAACTATTTGATTGGTCTTCTAAACAAACCTACATCGCTTTAGGTAATATGATGACGGCTGCCGCTTTAACAGGAATTGATTCTTGTCCTATTGAAGGGTTTCATCAAGAAAAAGCAGAAGCCATATTAAAAGAAAAGTTTGGTGTAGACACCGATAAATATGGGTTATCCTTTATGGCTGCTTTTGGGTATAGAAAAACAGAGCCAGAATTTGGTAAATCAAGACGAAACTTTGAAGATATTGTCACATTTAAGTAA
- a CDS encoding helix-turn-helix domain-containing protein, with amino-acid sequence MYQFKGKEYPCCTSLTMGIIGGKWKTVILFHLIDGTLRYNELRKEMPSVTERTLSLQLKTLEEDGIIKRKVYTSKPPLKVAYSLTDFGKTLIPIVKSIADWGVMVVEEKEGMVV; translated from the coding sequence ATGTATCAATTTAAAGGAAAAGAATACCCATGCTGTACCAGTTTAACCATGGGAATCATTGGAGGTAAATGGAAGACGGTTATTTTATTTCATTTAATAGATGGAACACTTCGTTACAATGAATTAAGAAAAGAAATGCCTTCTGTAACAGAACGCACCTTAAGCTTACAATTAAAGACTTTGGAAGAAGATGGCATCATAAAAAGAAAAGTATATACCTCTAAACCGCCTTTAAAAGTAGCATATTCCTTAACCGATTTTGGAAAAACTTTAATTCCGATAGTCAAATCTATTGCAGATTGGGGCGTGATGGTTGTTGAGGAAAAAGAAGGAATGGTAGTATAA